In Edaphobacter aggregans, the sequence CGCGACGGTGACGGTGTGCCACAGCAAGACGCGCGATCTTCCGAAGTTTACGCGTGAGGCGGATCTGCTAGTGGCGGCGATTGGACGCCCGGGATATGTCACCGTAGAGATGGTGAAGCCGGGTGCGACGCTGATCGATGTGGGGATCAACCGCGTGACGGATGCTGCTGAGGTGGAGAACTTCTTCCCCGGCGATGCGGTTCGTGCGGCGACGTTTGCGAAGCGCGGTTCGGTGGTGGTGGGAGACATTCATCCGGCGGCGTTTGCACGCTCGGGAGCCTACACTCCGGTACCGGGAGGCGTGGGCGCGCTGACGATCGCCATGCTGATGCACAACACAGTGAAGGCGGCAAAGCTGCGGCGCGGGATTTCGACGGGGAAGAGCTAGCTGCATGCTGCGCGTTGGGCTCACAGGCGGGCTGGGAAGCGGAAAGTCGACCGCAGGACGCCTGTTTCGGGCGCACGGAGCGCATGTGCTTGAGGCCGATGCGATTGGGCGCGAGTTGATGCAGCCGGGGCACGCTGTCTATGCCGCAATCGTGGATCACTTCGGCTCGGGAGTTGTCTCTTCGAGTGGAGAACTGGATCGTCACGCGTTGGCCAGGATTGCCTTTGCCGAGGGCCGCGTCGAGGAGTTGAACGCCATTGTGCATCCAGCAGTAATTGCACGGCAGGCAGAACTGGCCGAGGCGATCTTCGCGCAGGATGCAGGCGCGGTGGTGATGGTGGAGTCGGCGCTGATATTTGAAACAAAGCACAGCATCGATGAAAAGGGCGTGGGATGGCGGCGGCGTTTCGACCGGGTCATTTTGGTGACCGCTCCTGATGAGGTGAAGATTGCGCGGTCTGTCGCTCGCGCCGCTAGCGAGAGGACCCTGACAGACCGTGAGCGAGCTGAGCTGGAAGCTGAAGCCCAGCGGCGACTGGACCAGCAGATTCCGGATGAACAGAAGGCTGCGCTTTGCGACTATGTCCTGACCAACGGCGGTCCTTTGACAGAGCTGGAATGGCAGGTGGACCAGTTGTGGCCGATCCTAAAGGCAGCAGCCGCGTAGGTTGAGCGGTTCGCACTGATTTTGAAGGTGGTTGCGGAACCGGCAGACCAGACAGGACGTATCTCGATACAATCAATGCAGGCAGGATTTCGTCTGCCATTGAAGGCTTAAGGTCGTTCACTATGAAACTGCGCCCCGTTCTGCTTGTTCTGCTCCTGCTCTCTGGCTTCTACTATGCGACGACACACGTCTGGTCGACTGGCTCGGCTGTGCCATGGCTGCACAGTACGGCCTCGAGTGCTAACTCCGCGACCTCGAAGACCGCGTCGCTGAACGGACCGCTGGGTGCGTTTGAACTGACAGAGGCTTCCGCGGCGCCCGCGTTCGACAGCGAGGAGCAACAGAACATTCAGGTCTACAAGAAGGCGCTCCCGTCCGTCGTGAACATTACGTCGACTGCGGTGGCGTTCGACTTCTTCTACGGACCTGTGCCGCAGCAGGGGCAGGGCTCAGGGTTCATCCTCGACAAGCAGGGTCTGATCCTGACGAACAACCATGTAATCAACAACGCACAACGGGTCGAAGTAACGCTGTCGGACAAGCACAAGTACAAGGCCACCGTGATGGGCGTGGACAAGAACCACGACCTTGCGCTGCTGAAGATCAACGCTCCAAACCTGACTCCGGCTGTGCTGGCAGACTCGCAGAACCTGATCGTGGGACAGCGTGTGTACGCTATCGGCAATCCGTTTGGCCTGTCGGGCACGATGACGCGCGGCATCATCTCGGCAATCCGCTCTATTCATGGGCCGGAGAACAATCCGATCGAGGACGCGATCCAAACCGATGCGGCGGTAAATCCGGGCAACTCCGGCGGACCGCTGCTGAACTCGCGCGGCGAGGTGATCGGCATCACGACGCTGATTGCAAATAATGGCGCGGACCAGTCTTCGGGCATCGGGTTTGCGATTCCGATCAACACAGCGAAGGCTGTTCTGGACGACTTCGCAAAGTATGGCCGCGTACGGCGGCCTTCGCTGGATATCGTGACGATACCGATTGGCCCGGACATCGCAGAACAACTTGGCCTTCCTGCGGACTACGGCATCCTGATCGATCGCGTGATGCCGGGTGGCGCGGCGGACAAGGCTGGCCTGAAAGGTGGCACGCAACGTGCCTACCAAGGGAACACTCCAGTGATGCTTGGCGGCGACCTGATTGTTGGAATGGACGGCCAGGAAATCACGAGTCCACAGGACTTATCGGCCGTGATGAACTCGCATCGCGCGGGCGACGAGGTGACGGTCACGATCTTCCGCGGCCGCAAAAAGATGGACCTTAAAGTGCAACTGGGCGATGCGAAGGACCAGCAAGGAGTGCTCGGACAGCGCACTTAGTTCGATCATCATTTTTCTTCTGTTCTCCGTTGCGGCTCTCTGATATAAGTTGCGTTGACACCGTTGACATTTGTCTGAAGAGCTTCGTCAAAAGAGAGCGTTTCGCGTCTCGACGTCGTGATTCCGCAAGCAGAGGAGCACCATGCACGAGACCATTCGCGTCGGTCAAATGAGCGTCACCTTTATCAAGTCCCGCCACGAGACCCAGGACAGCCTGGACTTCTTCGAAGTGACCCTACCGCCGCTGGTCAGCGTCATCGTGCCCCACATTCACCGCGACTACGACGAGACCGTCATCGGGATGAACGGCGTCACCACTTGGACGGTCAACGGCAAGCAGATTCTTGTCGGCCCCGGCGACCAGCTCTTCATCGAACGCGGCACTCCGCACTTCTTCTGCAATCTCCATGACACGACAGCCAGATACGTGTGCGTCCAGACCCCGGGCATCATGGGGCCGGAGTATTACCAGGAGATCGCCGAGCACTACCACACCGACGCTCCACCCGATGTGGCTGGCATCAGCGCCGTGATGAACCGCTACGGCGTTACGCCCATCCTCCACAATAAACAACTGACAATCGCTAAACCCTGACGAACAAAATTTAACGTCTCGGGGATCGATAGTCGAATCAGATACATATGACTCGGCAAGAGAGTGCACTCGAGAGACGCCGCACACCCGTCCTATCGTGTTTCACGGCAGTTCTGGTAGCAGGCCTGATATTCGGCCACACCTCGGTCGCGCAGAACCATCCAACCGCTCCCGTCCGGAAAGAGGCACCCATGTCCCACGCGACAGGCCCGTTCGACGTCAAACTCACACCACAGGACGATAAGCTCGACCCAACGCTCGCCCGCCTGATCATCGACAAGCAGTTCCACGGCGATCTCGAAGCCACGAGCAAAGGCACGATGCTCTCCGCCGGAACCGCAGTGAAAGGCTCCGCCGGTTATGTTGCGATTGAGCTCGTCACCGGAACTCTCCATGGCCGCACCGGGACGTTCGTGCTCCAGCACAGCGCGACGATGAACCGCGGCATTCCCTCGCTGAGCATCACCGTTGTGCCCGACTCCGGTACTGGCGAGCTCACCGGCCTTACCGGCACCATGAACATCATCATCGTCGAGGGCAAACACTCCTACGACTTCAGCTACACGCTGCCGCTTACGGAGTAAAAACCAGCTATCCCAATTCGCCCTAAGCTAAATCGGTGCCGTAGACTCAAGACAGCTTATGACTCTACGACTGATTGCAGCGATCATCATCTTTGCAACACCCCTGGCTTTTTCCCAAGCAAGTGTTGCGACACTAGCTTCAACGACAGAGATTGCGTCCACGCCCATGCAGGTCGGCGGTGATGTTCTTGCTCCAAAACTCATCTCATCCCCCGAACCCAAATATCCTCGCCCGCTATTCCATAAGCCTAAGGCGAGTATCGTACTCGTCGGCCTTGTCGTCTTGCCG encodes:
- the coaE gene encoding dephospho-CoA kinase (Dephospho-CoA kinase (CoaE) performs the final step in coenzyme A biosynthesis.): MLRVGLTGGLGSGKSTAGRLFRAHGAHVLEADAIGRELMQPGHAVYAAIVDHFGSGVVSSSGELDRHALARIAFAEGRVEELNAIVHPAVIARQAELAEAIFAQDAGAVVMVESALIFETKHSIDEKGVGWRRRFDRVILVTAPDEVKIARSVARAASERTLTDRERAELEAEAQRRLDQQIPDEQKAALCDYVLTNGGPLTELEWQVDQLWPILKAAAA
- a CDS encoding S1C family serine protease, translated to MKLRPVLLVLLLLSGFYYATTHVWSTGSAVPWLHSTASSANSATSKTASLNGPLGAFELTEASAAPAFDSEEQQNIQVYKKALPSVVNITSTAVAFDFFYGPVPQQGQGSGFILDKQGLILTNNHVINNAQRVEVTLSDKHKYKATVMGVDKNHDLALLKINAPNLTPAVLADSQNLIVGQRVYAIGNPFGLSGTMTRGIISAIRSIHGPENNPIEDAIQTDAAVNPGNSGGPLLNSRGEVIGITTLIANNGADQSSGIGFAIPINTAKAVLDDFAKYGRVRRPSLDIVTIPIGPDIAEQLGLPADYGILIDRVMPGGAADKAGLKGGTQRAYQGNTPVMLGGDLIVGMDGQEITSPQDLSAVMNSHRAGDEVTVTIFRGRKKMDLKVQLGDAKDQQGVLGQRT
- a CDS encoding cupin domain-containing protein, with translation MHETIRVGQMSVTFIKSRHETQDSLDFFEVTLPPLVSVIVPHIHRDYDETVIGMNGVTTWTVNGKQILVGPGDQLFIERGTPHFFCNLHDTTARYVCVQTPGIMGPEYYQEIAEHYHTDAPPDVAGISAVMNRYGVTPILHNKQLTIAKP
- a CDS encoding DUF3224 domain-containing protein produces the protein MSHATGPFDVKLTPQDDKLDPTLARLIIDKQFHGDLEATSKGTMLSAGTAVKGSAGYVAIELVTGTLHGRTGTFVLQHSATMNRGIPSLSITVVPDSGTGELTGLTGTMNIIIVEGKHSYDFSYTLPLTE
- a CDS encoding energy transducer TonB; protein product: MTLRLIAAIIIFATPLAFSQASVATLASTTEIASTPMQVGGDVLAPKLISSPEPKYPRPLFHKPKASIVLVGLVVLPDGTTTNVHIVKSGGDTFDKSALNAVQQYRFQPATLRGKPVSVQLNVEVQFKIF